From Candidatus Angelobacter sp.:
ATGTACGCCGCCACACAGGGCATTGCGAGCCTCGTCGGCGAAAATAACTTCAGCAGCGTTTATCAGCAGGGGGAGAATTTCAGCCTGCTCGTGCATAATGTGGATGAACACTGCCTGCTGCTGGCCATCTTCCGTGCGCAGATCAGCGTCGGCGCGGTGAAGTACTACGCCCTGACCACGATTTCGAAGGTGGCGGGTCAGTTGCAGACCGCCCAGAACCGCGCCCCGGGTGAGGGCTACGACCTTTCCGTCCTCAACATCGCCGACACCGCCGACCTGTTTCGCAAGAAACAAGCGTGACGTCGTCGTTCCGCCCGAATAGGGCCTCCGAATACCTGGCCTCTGGCGGGGTCATCCAAGCGTGCTGTGCGTCCCGTCGCAGAACGGCGTGTTACCGGAATGTTTGCAGGCGCACCATGCCACCGTTTTGGCCGCGGTGATTTCCACCTTCTTCGGGCCGAGGCCGGTCCCTTTGTGCGATCCGTCGCAAAACGGCTGGCTTTTCGACCGGCCGCAGGCGCACCACCAATACTCGCCGGGTTCGACCTTTTGAACGATGGGAGATTTTTGGGCAACAATTGGTTCGCTCATAAAGCCTTTTTAACCGCGGCCCGGGCCACGGCAAACATTTTCTTCAAGGACTCAAGACTGCGGGTTTGTTCCACGCCATCTGAAAGCGCGTCGAAATCCTATAAGAGCCACATGGGGAGTTTTCACTTATCCCGCTTCCCATGCACCCTCGCCGAGACTTTCAAGTGCAGTGCGTTCAACCGGATGAAACCGGTGGCGTCGTCTTGGTTGCAGGCTTTGGTCGGGTCGGCTTCCACCGTGGTGAAATGCGTGAATGCTACGGTTTGTGCTCCAGCCATGCCTTGAGCTCCGCAATCTCGGCGGGTTTCAGACGGCGGTTTGGCGGCATGTAGCCGAAGTCCACCATCACGCGGA
This genomic window contains:
- a CDS encoding roadblock/LC7 domain-containing protein codes for the protein MATLPQLLEEDIRQIDGDLNDLLTKSEATAAMIIDKGGFLITQCGDVRRFDTTTIGALAAAMYAATQGIASLVGENNFSSVYQQGENFSLLVHNVDEHCLLLAIFRAQISVGAVKYYALTTISKVAGQLQTAQNRAPGEGYDLSVLNIADTADLFRKKQA
- a CDS encoding CDGSH iron-sulfur domain-containing protein; protein product: MSEPIVAQKSPIVQKVEPGEYWWCACGRSKSQPFCDGSHKGTGLGPKKVEITAAKTVAWCACKHSGNTPFCDGTHSTLG